The Halopseudomonas sabulinigri genome window below encodes:
- a CDS encoding putative bifunctional diguanylate cyclase/phosphodiesterase — protein MLLDSDHGAFVQLCRRLSAVKSSLFVLERQESWHALQTEINRGEVQAVLARAENLALLADCGVPVIHLANEPDFSGIGNGRHDTLWDQSSSSEIIRCFQYAIERHRLRSALDHAASYDALTGTCNRQMFQDRLKQGMRRALRTNQPLAVFFIDLDNFRHVNDTLGHSAGDDIICEVVSRLRSVLRNTDTIGRMGSDEFALVIEDYTTASNLLQIAQKVTNEMAEPFTVNREGLLLGCSVGIATYPEGGQTVDSLLLHANLAMLQAKGQRGCNFHFYDERINLQAHSLIEFESALRQALRRSEFELHYQPRVELSTGNIVGLEGLIRWRHPERGLLGPNEFIPLAEETGLIVPMGYWVIARACHDLARLQKMGTPPVHIAVNMSFRQFQDSRLLSTVKRLLERTGIDPHWLEFELTETAVMQQPEQVLMTMDGMTGLGVRFSLDDFGTGFSSFVHLHSLPINLLKIDRSFVKGIAERTADRQLVGAMIDMGHSLGLEVVAEGVEQREQLEVLRSLGCEQVQGYFISPALSFDELCYFMDAYSMGRDEALKTSNKVSTLIS, from the coding sequence GTGCTACTTGATAGTGACCACGGCGCCTTTGTGCAGCTGTGCCGGCGGCTATCTGCCGTGAAAAGCAGCCTCTTTGTGCTCGAGCGTCAGGAAAGCTGGCACGCTCTGCAGACCGAGATCAATCGGGGTGAGGTGCAGGCCGTACTGGCACGTGCCGAAAACCTGGCGTTGCTGGCCGATTGTGGCGTACCGGTGATTCATCTCGCCAACGAGCCGGACTTTTCCGGTATTGGCAACGGCCGTCACGATACCCTCTGGGACCAATCCAGCAGCAGTGAAATCATCCGCTGTTTTCAGTATGCGATCGAGCGTCACCGGCTGCGCTCGGCGCTCGATCACGCCGCCAGCTATGACGCTCTGACCGGCACCTGCAACCGCCAGATGTTTCAGGATCGGCTCAAACAGGGCATGCGCCGTGCGCTGCGTACCAACCAGCCTCTGGCGGTGTTTTTCATCGACCTCGACAACTTCCGCCACGTTAACGACACACTGGGCCACAGCGCCGGCGATGACATCATCTGTGAGGTGGTTTCACGCCTGCGCAGCGTGCTGCGCAATACCGATACCATCGGCCGCATGGGCAGCGATGAATTTGCCCTGGTGATTGAGGACTACACCACGGCCAGCAATCTGCTGCAGATCGCGCAGAAAGTGACCAACGAAATGGCCGAGCCTTTTACCGTCAATCGCGAAGGGCTGCTGTTGGGCTGCAGTGTGGGTATTGCCACCTATCCCGAGGGTGGGCAGACGGTAGACAGCCTGTTGCTGCACGCGAATCTGGCGATGCTGCAGGCCAAGGGGCAGCGCGGCTGTAACTTCCATTTCTATGATGAGCGCATCAATCTGCAGGCGCACAGCCTGATCGAGTTTGAGTCGGCGCTACGACAGGCGCTGCGCCGCAGCGAGTTTGAGCTGCATTACCAGCCGCGCGTCGAGTTGAGTACCGGCAACATTGTCGGGCTGGAGGGGCTGATCCGCTGGCGCCATCCGGAGCGCGGTCTGCTCGGGCCGAACGAATTTATCCCGCTAGCGGAAGAGACCGGGCTGATTGTGCCCATGGGCTATTGGGTTATCGCACGGGCCTGTCACGACCTGGCGCGGCTGCAGAAAATGGGCACGCCGCCGGTGCATATCGCGGTCAATATGTCGTTCCGTCAGTTTCAGGACAGCCGCCTGTTGTCGACGGTCAAACGCTTGCTGGAGCGTACCGGCATTGATCCGCACTGGTTGGAGTTCGAGCTGACCGAAACCGCGGTCATGCAGCAGCCCGAGCAGGTGCTGATGACCATGGATGGCATGACCGGTCTGGGTGTGCGCTTCTCGCTGGACGACTTTGGTACGGGCTTTTCGTCCTTTGTTCACCTGCACAGCTTGCCGATCAATCTGCTGAAGATTGACCGCAGCTTCGTCAAGGGCATTGCCGAACGTACTGCCGACCGTCAGTTGGTGGGGGCGATGATCGATATGGGCCACAGCCTGGGACTGGAGGTGGTCGCGGAGGGCGTCGAGCAGCGTGAACAGCTTGAAGTGCTGCGCAGCCTTGGCTGTGAGCAGGTGCAGGGGTATTTCATCAGTCCGGCGTTGAGCTTCGATGAGCTGTGCTACTTCATGGATGCCTACAGCATGGGGCGAGATGAAGCCTTGAAGACCAGCAACAAGGTCTCGACGCTGATCAGCTGA
- the rep gene encoding DNA helicase Rep: MASLNPRQQEAVEYISGPLLVLAGAGSGKTSVITRKIAYLVKECGIRAQHIIAVTFTNKAAREMKARVGQLIKGPDARGLTVSTFHNLGLNIIRKEHQRLGFKPGFSIFDQQDALALITDLMRRDYGADDGIDGIQAKISSWKNDLILPDEAMALAKTPQDQTAASVYIHYQRTLKAYNAVDFDDLILIPVVLFRDNPDILEKWQFRIRYMLVDEYQDTNASQYLLVKMLVGQQARFTVVGDDDQSIYAWRGARPENLAQLKDDFPALKVVMLEQNYRSTSRILRAANTLIANNPHVFEKQLWSELGYGEPLRVIRCRNEEAEAERVAVEIQNQHLQHKRAWRDFAILYRGNHQARLIELKLQHHQVPYHLSGGTSFFARQEVKDLMSYFRLLVNQDDDNALLRVINVPRREIGPATLEKLGTYANERGVSMYQACTETGLSERLDSRYSEKLQRFIHWMDGVRMRCAKEDPIDALRQMILDLDYENWIRQNCSSDEIAAKRMGNVWFLLDSLKSIVEKDESGETSIEDAIAKLVLRDMLERQEEEEDNDRVQLMTLHASKGLEYPHVFIMGMEEEILPHRSSIEADSVEEERRLAYVGITRARKTLCFTFAAKRRQFGEVFDCLPSRFLEEIPSEDLEWEGTEEAPAAEKQARGQAALSNLRGLLKGS; the protein is encoded by the coding sequence GTGGCAAGCCTCAACCCCCGTCAACAGGAAGCCGTCGAATACATCAGCGGGCCGCTGCTGGTTCTGGCTGGCGCGGGCAGCGGCAAAACCAGCGTGATCACCCGCAAGATCGCCTATCTGGTGAAGGAATGCGGCATTCGCGCGCAACACATCATCGCCGTGACTTTTACCAACAAGGCCGCGCGCGAGATGAAGGCGCGGGTTGGCCAACTGATCAAGGGCCCAGACGCGCGCGGCCTGACGGTGTCGACCTTCCATAACCTGGGCCTGAACATTATCCGCAAGGAGCATCAACGCCTTGGCTTCAAGCCCGGCTTCTCGATCTTTGATCAGCAGGACGCCCTTGCGCTGATTACCGACCTGATGCGCCGCGACTACGGCGCCGATGATGGCATCGACGGCATTCAGGCGAAGATATCCTCCTGGAAGAATGACCTGATCCTGCCCGACGAGGCCATGGCGCTAGCCAAAACGCCACAGGACCAGACCGCCGCCAGCGTCTACATCCACTACCAGCGCACACTCAAGGCCTACAACGCGGTCGACTTCGACGACCTGATCCTGATCCCGGTGGTGCTGTTTCGCGACAACCCAGACATTCTGGAGAAGTGGCAATTTCGCATCCGTTATATGCTGGTCGACGAATATCAGGACACCAACGCCAGCCAATATCTGCTGGTCAAGATGCTGGTAGGCCAGCAGGCGCGCTTTACCGTGGTGGGCGACGACGACCAATCGATCTACGCCTGGCGCGGCGCGCGGCCAGAAAACCTGGCACAGCTGAAGGACGACTTTCCTGCGCTCAAGGTAGTGATGCTGGAGCAGAACTACCGCTCCACCAGCCGCATCCTGCGCGCCGCCAACACGCTGATCGCCAACAACCCGCACGTGTTCGAGAAACAGCTCTGGAGCGAGCTGGGCTATGGCGAGCCGCTGCGCGTGATCCGCTGCCGCAATGAGGAGGCGGAAGCCGAGCGTGTAGCGGTGGAAATTCAAAACCAGCACTTGCAGCACAAGCGCGCGTGGCGCGACTTTGCCATCCTTTATCGCGGCAATCATCAAGCGCGGCTGATCGAACTCAAGCTGCAGCATCATCAGGTGCCTTACCACCTCTCCGGCGGCACCAGTTTCTTCGCCCGGCAGGAAGTAAAAGACCTGATGTCCTACTTCCGCTTGCTGGTAAACCAGGATGACGACAACGCCCTGCTGCGCGTGATCAATGTGCCGCGCCGCGAGATCGGCCCCGCCACGCTGGAAAAGCTTGGCACCTACGCCAACGAGCGCGGCGTCAGCATGTATCAGGCCTGCACCGAAACCGGCCTGAGCGAGCGCCTGGATAGCCGCTATAGCGAGAAACTGCAACGCTTCATCCACTGGATGGATGGCGTGCGCATGCGCTGCGCCAAGGAAGACCCAATCGACGCACTGCGTCAGATGATTCTCGACCTGGACTATGAAAACTGGATCCGCCAGAACTGCTCCAGCGACGAGATCGCCGCCAAGCGCATGGGCAACGTCTGGTTTCTGCTCGACTCGCTCAAGAGCATTGTCGAGAAAGACGAAAGCGGCGAAACCAGCATCGAAGATGCCATCGCCAAACTGGTGCTGCGCGACATGCTGGAGCGCCAGGAGGAAGAAGAGGACAACGACCGCGTGCAGCTAATGACCCTGCATGCTTCCAAGGGGCTGGAATATCCGCACGTGTTCATCATGGGCATGGAAGAAGAGATACTGCCACACCGCTCCAGCATCGAAGCCGACAGCGTGGAAGAGGAGCGACGCCTGGCGTATGTGGGCATCACCCGCGCACGCAAGACGCTGTGCTTTACCTTCGCCGCCAAACGCCGCCAGTTTGGCGAAGTGTTCGACTGCCTGCCTAGCCGGTTTCTGGAGGAAATTCCCTCTGAGGATCTGGAGTGGGAAGGCACCGAAGAAGCACCCGCAGCAGAAAAGCAGGCCCGCGGCCAGGCGGCACTGTCCAACCTGCGCGGACTGCTCAAAGGCTCCTGA
- a CDS encoding c-type cytochrome has translation MMTLRKILLASAAMLVVVAGNAFAATANEEAIAERLKPYGEVCLVGDPCAEEVAGGGAAAGGGSRSGADVVGKFCSACHGTGVLGAPKVGDTAAWSARHGGDLDELLKNAIAGLNSMPPKGTCGDCSDEELLAAIKEMSGL, from the coding sequence GTGATGACTTTGAGAAAGATTCTGCTGGCCTCGGCGGCCATGCTGGTTGTGGTGGCTGGTAACGCCTTTGCAGCAACGGCCAACGAAGAGGCCATCGCCGAGCGTCTCAAGCCCTATGGTGAAGTGTGTCTGGTAGGCGACCCTTGCGCCGAAGAAGTGGCTGGCGGTGGCGCTGCTGCCGGTGGTGGTTCGCGCTCCGGTGCCGACGTGGTCGGCAAGTTCTGCTCCGCCTGTCACGGCACCGGTGTGCTGGGCGCGCCCAAGGTCGGTGATACTGCAGCCTGGAGTGCGCGTCACGGCGGTGATCTTGATGAGCTGCTGAAAAATGCGATTGCCGGTCTGAATTCGATGCCGCCGAAGGGTACCTGTGGCGACTGCTCCGACGAAGAGCTGCTGGCGGCGATCAAGGAAATGTCCGGTCTCTGA
- a CDS encoding EAL domain-containing protein — translation MQGDKTRGETPPCSHCADTAELGFDFSMAFQPIVNCADGSVFGYEALVRGLNNESAYSIISQVNESNRYAFDQLCRIKAIALAAQLGIDSMLSINFLPNAIYRPELCIRTTFEAAKEHGFPTERIMFEFTEVEKIEDSTNIKGIVEYYQALGFKTALDDFGSGYSGLNLLADFQTDIIKLDMGLIRNIDRDQTRQQIVSHCLAMLRSLNITPLAEGIETREEYLWLRAAGVDLMQGYLLARPGFECLPEVAVIKD, via the coding sequence ATGCAAGGCGATAAGACCCGCGGTGAAACACCGCCCTGCAGCCACTGCGCGGATACTGCGGAGCTGGGCTTCGATTTCTCGATGGCCTTTCAACCCATAGTCAATTGCGCCGACGGCAGTGTGTTTGGTTATGAAGCGCTGGTGCGTGGCCTCAATAACGAATCGGCCTACTCGATCATCTCGCAGGTAAACGAAAGCAACCGTTATGCCTTTGACCAGCTGTGTCGCATCAAGGCCATCGCGCTGGCGGCGCAGCTGGGCATTGACTCGATGCTCAGCATCAACTTTCTGCCCAATGCCATCTACCGCCCGGAGCTGTGTATTCGCACCACCTTCGAGGCCGCCAAGGAGCACGGCTTTCCGACCGAACGCATCATGTTTGAGTTCACCGAGGTCGAGAAGATCGAAGACAGCACCAACATCAAGGGTATCGTCGAGTATTACCAGGCGCTGGGCTTCAAGACGGCGCTGGATGACTTCGGTTCCGGCTATTCGGGGCTAAACCTGCTGGCCGACTTTCAGACCGACATCATCAAGCTGGACATGGGCCTGATCCGCAATATCGACCGCGATCAGACCCGCCAGCAGATCGTCAGCCACTGCCTGGCCATGCTGCGCAGCCTGAATATCACGCCGCTGGCCGAAGGCATTGAAACCCGCGAAGAGTATCTGTGGCTGCGCGCGGCGGGCGTCGATCTGATGCAGGGTTACCTGTTGGCCCGGCCAGGCTTTGAGTGTCTGCCCGAAGTGGCGGTGATTAAGGACTGA
- a CDS encoding two-component system response regulator has product MRLNTEEASPVVLIVDDQPSNIRVLREAVKDLGDIHFATSGASAIALAKQLLPDLILLDIEMPGMDGYAVCSEIKSQPALTETAIIFVTAHDREEHELQALAFGGVDFVQKPLNVPVARARVKTHLALRHEAKQRAAAHRDLEDVIHNLPAFIAYWDEGSRNLLCNDKVGLWFNVTADSAKGMHLEEFMGQAYAAVVPHLEAAQQTGIAQLFDLEIDLGDASYRYAQASLVPRFDGSTYFGCLMLLADVTERKIAERQLFAEKERIRVTLNSIGDAVIATDAQGIITFMNPIAETLTEWRAASAVGRPIEEVMPLQDGSDARELRNPIYLALEQQRVVGMALNCKLVRPGGQALEVEDSAAPIRDESGRITGAIVVFHDVSEARAMAIKMTHLANHDALTNLPNRMLLQDRAEQALQQARRQELRVALLLFDIDNFKMINDSRGHRVGDELIIQAAHRLLNACSSVDTVSRQGGDEFIILLPEVTTVEYVVEIANRLRETIASEFQIFGESYSLTTSVGISLYPDDSNDIEDLYRHADSAMYQAKQEGKNRYRFFSQDVEESSRTRHELEQGMRHALNEGAFAVHYQAKVDSAAAHIYGAEALVRWKRPDGVQMSPAEFIPLAEELGLIIPLGRFVLQTACRDAQQWRARGYNLCVSVNISAIQFQEPDFFDMVVSSLAEAHLPSHLLELEITEGVLARDAASAVALLEKLRTAGIRVAIDDFGTGYSSLSYLKNFPIDVLKIDQSFVKDMLTDESDTAIITAIITLGKTLGMELIAEGVETQQQVDYLLSKGCHLVQGYFYSRPTHFEQFCDLLEHGIG; this is encoded by the coding sequence ATGCGGTTGAACACAGAAGAAGCTTCGCCGGTCGTACTGATCGTGGACGATCAGCCTAGTAATATTCGAGTACTGCGCGAAGCCGTCAAGGATTTGGGAGACATCCACTTTGCCACTTCAGGCGCCTCAGCAATAGCCTTGGCTAAGCAACTGCTGCCCGACCTTATTCTGCTGGATATCGAAATGCCAGGCATGGACGGCTACGCGGTATGCAGCGAGATCAAAAGCCAGCCGGCGCTGACCGAGACCGCCATCATTTTTGTCACTGCGCACGACCGGGAGGAGCATGAGCTACAGGCCCTGGCATTCGGCGGTGTGGACTTTGTCCAAAAACCATTGAATGTGCCGGTTGCCCGGGCCCGGGTCAAAACCCACCTGGCATTGCGTCATGAAGCTAAACAACGCGCCGCAGCACACCGTGATCTGGAGGACGTTATCCATAACCTGCCAGCGTTCATTGCCTATTGGGACGAAGGCAGCCGAAACCTGCTGTGCAACGACAAAGTCGGCCTCTGGTTTAATGTCACTGCCGATAGCGCCAAAGGCATGCATCTCGAAGAATTCATGGGCCAGGCTTACGCTGCGGTAGTGCCGCATTTGGAGGCTGCGCAGCAAACCGGCATTGCGCAACTTTTTGATCTGGAGATCGACCTCGGTGACGCTTCCTACCGCTATGCCCAGGCATCACTGGTCCCGCGTTTCGACGGCAGTACTTACTTTGGCTGCCTGATGCTGCTGGCAGATGTAACCGAGCGAAAAATTGCAGAAAGACAGCTATTTGCAGAAAAGGAACGTATACGGGTAACCCTAAACTCTATCGGTGATGCGGTCATTGCGACCGACGCGCAAGGCATTATCACCTTTATGAATCCCATCGCTGAAACACTGACCGAGTGGCGTGCCGCAAGTGCCGTAGGCCGACCCATAGAAGAGGTCATGCCGCTGCAGGATGGCAGCGACGCAAGAGAGCTGCGAAACCCAATCTATCTTGCTTTGGAACAGCAGCGTGTAGTGGGCATGGCGCTCAACTGCAAACTGGTTCGGCCGGGCGGCCAGGCTCTAGAAGTAGAAGACTCCGCTGCCCCCATCCGTGATGAAAGCGGGCGTATTACCGGCGCTATCGTGGTCTTTCATGACGTCAGTGAAGCTAGAGCCATGGCAATCAAAATGACCCACTTGGCGAACCACGACGCACTGACCAACCTGCCCAACAGAATGCTGCTACAAGACCGGGCAGAACAAGCGCTGCAACAGGCCCGCCGGCAAGAGCTGAGGGTAGCCCTGCTGCTGTTCGATATCGATAACTTCAAGATGATCAACGACAGCCGAGGGCATCGGGTAGGCGATGAGTTGATCATTCAGGCAGCACACCGTTTACTCAACGCATGCAGTTCGGTTGATACCGTTAGCCGTCAGGGTGGCGATGAGTTCATTATCCTGCTGCCTGAAGTCACCACCGTCGAATACGTTGTAGAAATCGCCAACCGCCTGCGGGAGACTATCGCCTCCGAGTTTCAGATATTCGGCGAATCTTACTCGCTCACAACCAGCGTGGGCATCAGCCTGTACCCAGATGACAGCAACGACATCGAGGACCTGTACCGGCATGCCGACTCGGCTATGTATCAGGCTAAACAGGAGGGAAAAAACCGCTACCGGTTTTTCTCCCAGGACGTCGAAGAAAGCTCCCGTACCCGACATGAACTTGAACAGGGCATGCGCCATGCATTGAATGAGGGCGCCTTTGCGGTGCATTACCAGGCCAAAGTCGACTCCGCAGCCGCCCACATATATGGTGCAGAGGCTTTGGTACGTTGGAAAAGGCCCGATGGTGTGCAGATGTCACCGGCCGAATTCATTCCGCTGGCCGAAGAGCTGGGACTAATCATTCCGCTCGGCCGCTTCGTACTGCAAACCGCCTGCAGGGATGCGCAACAGTGGCGCGCGCGCGGCTATAACCTGTGCGTAAGTGTGAATATCTCCGCCATTCAATTCCAGGAGCCTGACTTTTTCGACATGGTGGTCTCTAGCCTAGCCGAGGCCCACCTGCCCAGCCATCTGCTTGAGCTGGAGATAACCGAAGGGGTGCTGGCACGCGACGCTGCTTCTGCGGTCGCACTGTTGGAAAAGCTCAGAACGGCCGGCATCCGCGTCGCCATCGATGATTTTGGCACCGGCTACTCAAGCCTTTCCTACCTGAAAAATTTTCCAATCGACGTGTTGAAAATAGATCAGAGCTTTGTGAAAGACATGCTCACCGATGAAAGCGACACGGCGATCATCACTGCCATCATCACCCTGGGAAAAACGCTAGGCATGGAGCTGATTGCCGAAGGCGTAGAGACGCAGCAGCAAGTGGATTACTTGCTCAGCAAAGGCTGTCACTTGGTTCAGGGCTACTTTTACAGTCGCCCCACCCATTTTGAGCAGTTTTGTGACCTGCTGGAACACGGCATCGGCTAG